The DNA segment AATCGATTCAATTCCTCGACCGGGAGTATCTCGTATACACCGCAAGTTGACATAACCCCACGACTAGGAAGTATTAGACTTATAAAGGTAAATCAGATGACTCTGGAACAACTACAGGCTCACCTGCTTTTAATAATACTTGGTTTCTTCCTAATAAAATGCCAAGTAGTAATATAAGCATTCCCGTACCCAATAGGATCCACTCAACTTTTACGACATCTGCCATAGGCCCGAAAATGAGCATTCCTATCGGCATCATAGATGTAGCAATCATTCCAAATACACCAAATACTCTACCTAAGTAATCACCCTCGACTCGTTCTTGGATTAATACCATCGTCGGAGTATTGAAGAATGGCACTGACACTCCGAATATCGCCATGAAGAGTAAATAAGCCCAGAATAGTGGGATAATCCCTAATCCAATCGTACAAATCCCCATTATTATAGTGGCAAGTGTCATCGTGTGCACCTTGTTTGAATAGCCTCCCCACGAAGCTATAACACCTCCCCCTACCATCATTCCAATTGAAAAGGCTATTTCAATTGCAGTTAATCGCCATACTTCATCACCAAAGCTCCTAACTACTTGTAATGGAGTTAAAAATGCAGCCGGTGCCATCAAAACAAAAAATAATGCGAAAAACAAAAAGAATTTTTTCAAAAAAGCATGGTTATTAATATACGATAGACCTGCTTTAAAATCGCTAAAATAGCTTGTTGTTTGTATCTCAGATGCCTTTGCATGTACCTTAATTTTTAAAAACACGAGCAAAGTGACGATTGCTATAGCAGCAGTGACCACATCGATAAAGAAAATGATTTCTAAGGTAGCCATCGTCAGCAATGCCGCACTCACCATAGGAGATACGAACATAATAATTGCCTGAATGCTTCCATTAATTCCGCTTACCCGCGTCAGTTTATCCTCTGGAACAATTTGCGGTAAAATGGCCCCTACTGCTGGACCTTGAATTCCTGTTCCAATCGCTCTAACAGCTGCCATAGCAAATAGTAACCAAATAGCCTCATATCCCATTAGGAAGACAATGGCCATTATGAGTGTTGCAACAGCAATCAGTCCATCCGATAAGATAATGAGTACCTTTCGATTGTATCGATCTGCCCATACGCCACCAAATGGAGATAATATAAATGTAGGGACGAACCCACATAATATAAACAGTGCCATCATCATTCCTGATTGTGTAGTAAGTGTTATATGCCACATAATCGCATATTGGACAAGTGAGGATCCAAAAAGTGATATCGTTTGGCTACTTAAAAAGATAATAATATTCTTTTTCCAATTATCGAATTCCGAATTCATCTTCTTCACGACCTTTTCTGTATATTTCTTGCGTAAAAAGTAAATGGTTAAGTTCTTTTTGCTCTATCGAAAAAGATTAGCTACATTATTATTTTTAGACAACAAAAAAAGAGGGTAGATTCACCCTCTTTTTTTCGATAACTGTAAAATAAAGTTTTCCTAAAAAAGACAGACTAATCCCATTTGCTCCACACTTAGGTAGAGGCATTGACCATATTCAATTACGGTTCAAAGTTTGGATTCTAAGTCTCATAGATGCTGTCAAAAGGAAAACCTCCATTTCTTTAAGTGAATTTCATTTTATCATAGCTTTTTTCGGTATTCAATAATAGTCTATAAGTTATTATGAGCCTTAATAGGCAGCTTGTTTTATTAACTTAAAGCCTCTATTTTAGGCGTAGCAACTATCTTTATTCTTCTTGTAATTCTCTTGCTGTGAAGTAATAAGAAAAAGTCATAAACCATTGAGAAGAAGTTTATTGACAAGTATATTAAACAGAGTAGTCTAGACCAATAGATTATCATATTACTAAATTAAATATTGGGGGAGATTTTGTGTATGGATTTGATTCGACGTTCTGGTTAAAGTTACTTCACTTACTTCTCATTCTTACCGTTTATTTCGTGTTAATGATTTCATTTAATGCCATCATGCGAAGGTGGTTAGGAGTTGAGAAACGAAAAGCATTTTCTCATAACCATGTAAATGATAAACACAAGAAAATCGATTGGAGTATTAGGTGGTTTTTTATTGCCATGATGGTAATAGGAGGTTTTATTAATGTGACAAGGATCCCTCGGGAACCCTATTTGTTGTTGCAACCATGGTTTTTGTTGGTTGTGCTTATATTTGTCACTGAAACCGTAAGAGCAGTCATGGAAAAGGGATATGCAAAGAATCCAAACGCCTACGTTTTTACTGTCTATCAATTAATTTTCACACTGATACTGCTTATTTTATTATATACGACTGATTTTTTTGGTATCTTATAGCCAAGAGTTACAATTCTTTAATCTGAAGTTCCCAAGGTTTAAATCAGTTGAAATTTCCAGGCTCGTTTCCTCTTCTCATGCATATTAAATATGTTTCAATTCTTCTATTAAAAGTTGTTCAATTTTTACCGTATCCTCTGGATGAAAAACATGGCCGGACTTCTCCATCCAAATTACCTGTTTTCCCATCACTGCGTCTAATTGAGTAGAGTATGATTGTATTAACTCACCAAATACATGGATATCTTTTGCCCCATGAATGAAAGTTACAGGTATAGCTATCTTTTTTATTGTTTCTGCAAAATTAATCTTTTGTATTTCTTTAATAAAATCATCTGAATATATGAGTTTAAACCCTTTTTGAACTACTCGTGATTGAAATCACGAGATTCCTAAGTTATCCAACCTAATGGTCGGAAATTTATTAGGCTATCCCCGCAGTCCCTGCGGTTAAGATACGAATTGCTTCGTTTCGAAGATTAAGTCCTGCGTTAATATCTCTGTCATGATGACTATTACATGTCGGACAATCCCATTCACGCAAAGCGAGATTCTTAACGGCTTTGTGTTGATGGCCACAAGTTGAGCATAGTTGGCTGGACGCATAGTTTTTGGCGACGACAACAACTGTCTTGCCGTACCATTCCGCTTTGTATTCGAGCATCGTTCGGAACGCTGACCAACTGACTTCACTAATGGCTTTTGACAGGTTGCGGTTTTTGAGCATGTTGGACACTTGTAAATCTTCAATCCCGATAATGTCGTGGTTTTTGACAATCACGGACGATATTTTATGCAAGTAGTCCATTCTACTGTTTGTGATTCGCTCATGAATGCGGGCAACTTTGACTTTCTGCTTCTGATAATTCCTACATTCATACAACATCTGTTTTCGATTGATTGCGATTCGCATTTTTCGTGACAAAATCCGCTGTTCTTTGCCTAGTTTCTTTTCCATCTTGTGGAAGTATTTCGGGTTCTTGTAGACTGTCCCATCTGAAAGGATGGCGAAGTCCTTCAACCCAACGTCGACGCCAATAGTAGATCCTGTTTCTGGATATTCTTGAATGTCATCCTCTGCTAGTAATGATACGAAGTATTTGCCACTAGTTTTACGTGAAATCGTGGCACTAATGATTCTGCCGTTGACCTCTTGACTCTTGGCAAACTTCACAAGTCCTAGCTTCGGGAGCTTCACTTGATTCCCGGCAATAGCGATATTCCCGTTCGTCTGCTTTGTGGTGTACGATTGGGCGGGATTCTTCTTTGACTTGAAGCGTGGTGAATTGTTCTGTTTTTTGAAGAAGCGCTTGAATGAATCGTCCAAGTTCTTCAACGCAGATTGGAGCGAGATACTGTCCACTTCTTTGAGCCAGTCGATTTCTTTTTTTAGTTGGGTCAATTGGGATGAACAGGAATTGTAGGTCAATCCTTTGCCTGTTTCTTTGAAGGCTGTATTCCATT comes from the Paenisporosarcina antarctica genome and includes:
- a CDS encoding DUF4181 domain-containing protein — encoded protein: MYGFDSTFWLKLLHLLLILTVYFVLMISFNAIMRRWLGVEKRKAFSHNHVNDKHKKIDWSIRWFFIAMMVIGGFINVTRIPREPYLLLQPWFLLVVLIFVTETVRAVMEKGYAKNPNAYVFTVYQLIFTLILLILLYTTDFFGIL
- the tnpB gene encoding IS200/IS605 family element RNA-guided endonuclease TnpB, whose amino-acid sequence is MIRHKAYKYRMYPNQEQEILIAKTIGCSRFVFNHFLNKWNTAFKETGKGLTYNSCSSQLTQLKKEIDWLKEVDSISLQSALKNLDDSFKRFFKKQNNSPRFKSKKNPAQSYTTKQTNGNIAIAGNQVKLPKLGLVKFAKSQEVNGRIISATISRKTSGKYFVSLLAEDDIQEYPETGSTIGVDVGLKDFAILSDGTVYKNPKYFHKMEKKLGKEQRILSRKMRIAINRKQMLYECRNYQKQKVKVARIHERITNSRMDYLHKISSVIVKNHDIIGIEDLQVSNMLKNRNLSKAISEVSWSAFRTMLEYKAEWYGKTVVVVAKNYASSQLCSTCGHQHKAVKNLALREWDCPTCNSHHDRDINAGLNLRNEAIRILTAGTAGIA
- a CDS encoding MFS transporter, translating into MNSEFDNWKKNIIIFLSSQTISLFGSSLVQYAIMWHITLTTQSGMMMALFILCGFVPTFILSPFGGVWADRYNRKVLIILSDGLIAVATLIMAIVFLMGYEAIWLLFAMAAVRAIGTGIQGPAVGAILPQIVPEDKLTRVSGINGSIQAIIMFVSPMVSAALLTMATLEIIFFIDVVTAAIAIVTLLVFLKIKVHAKASEIQTTSYFSDFKAGLSYINNHAFLKKFFLFFALFFVLMAPAAFLTPLQVVRSFGDEVWRLTAIEIAFSIGMMVGGGVIASWGGYSNKVHTMTLATIIMGICTIGLGIIPLFWAYLLFMAIFGVSVPFFNTPTMVLIQERVEGDYLGRVFGVFGMIATSMMPIGMLIFGPMADVVKVEWILLGTGMLILLLGILLGRNQVLLKAGEPVVVPESSDLPL